AAGCTCTCACCAATATGGAGATCCTTGAACGCGGCTTTGAACAGCCATCACCCTCCACCATAACCCTCGCCAGATAAGCCACGATGGCTCCTCTGTACTCGTTCATATTTTTTGAATAGAGGAGTCAATTTTCACCCTCTATGATCGTTTGGGGATTGGGTCCACACTTAATCCATCGAAAACATACGGGGGTGCAACATGATCTTTTTACGCAAAGCTAACGAACGCGGTCACGCTAACCACGGTTGGCTGGATTCCTGGCATACTTTCTCTTTCGCTAACTATTACGACCCGAATTTTATGGGTTTCTCGGCGCTGCGCGTGATCAATGATGACGTGATTGATGCAGGTCAGGGTTTCGGTACCCATCCGCATAAAGACATGGAAATCCTGACCTATGTGCTGGAAGGTGCGGTTGAACACCAGGACAGCATGGGTAACAAAGAGCAGGTTCCGGCGGGTGAGTTCCAGATTATGAGCGCAGGCACCGGGATCCGTCACTCTGAGTACAACCCGAGCGACACCGATAAACTGCACCTGTATCAGATCTGGATCATGCCGGAGAAAAATGGCATCACCCCGCGCTACGAGCAACGTCGCTTTGACGCCGCGCAGGGCAAACAACTGGTGTTGTCACCGGATGCACGTGATGGCTCGCTGAAAGTATTTCAGGATATGGAGTTGTATCGCTGGGCGCTGCTGAAAGATGAGCAGTCAGTGCATCAGATTGCCGCCGAACGTCGCGTGTGGATTCAGGTAGTGAAAGGCGAAGTGACCATTAATGGGACCAAAGCGACCACCAGCGATGGTCTGGCGATTTGGGATGAGCAGGCGATTTCCGTACACGCCGATAGCGATAGTGAGATACTGCTGTTCGATCTGCCGCCAGTTTGATGTTGAGATGAAATTGCTCAGCCGCTCTGTGAAGAGCGGCTTTTAGTTAATTTATATTTCCAGTAATTCTGGTGCGGAACGCATCATATTCAGACCAAAAGCGCGTAGCGCATCGCGATAGATACCCAGCGTTCGCGCGCCTTCCTCTTGTAATTCTGCCAGCGGTTTATCCGGCGCGGCCACCATTTGTACATTATATTCCAGCCCATTTTGCCATCCCAGCACTTCCAGGATAGCTTTACCCCGGCGAACGTGAGTACCTGAACTAATGAGAACAATATTTTTTATCTGCAGTTCATTAACGATATAGCGTGAATAAATCATGTTCTCGACGGTATCCCTGGCATAGTTTTCATCAATAATTCTGTCCGGATCGATCCCCTTTTCCGTCAACCAGCGTTTCATTTCAACGCCTTCATTTTTATTATTTTTGGGTACTCCGCCGGTAACGATAATTTTGGCTTCTGGAAGCGCTTTTGCTACCTCAAGCGTCTTATTTAAACGATCAATTAATGTGGTAGCCATGTTTCCATTCTCTTCAAGAGCAAAGCCCAGAGTCACAATGGCTGTCGGGGAATCTGTCTTAAATGAGGTGGGTAGCTGATCCATAACTGGGGTATGGAGACCGTTTTCAACCGTGGTAAAAATCTTTTGTAGATCGCTGGCTCGGGCCGGGTACATTTTTTTTAATGTGAATAAAGCAGGATTCTCTTTTTTGCCTTGAGCATGCGTATACAGAGCCTGGTAAGTCAAGGCATCAATGTCATTTGGTGAGAGCTTCAGGATTCGATCATAGGTGCTCAGCGCATCATCGAGACGGTTTTCCCAAACTTCTGTGGCCGCGATACTAAATAGAATGTCCAGGCGCCAGGGAGCCAGCCGATAGGCCTCCTTCAGACTTTTTTCGAGCGCGGGCATATCCCATTTAACATATGCCTCATGTGCCTGGGTTAGATAGTGATGAACGCTATTACGCTGTTCGCTGGCTACTTGATAGCCGTAGGTCCCATTTTTTATTGACGATGTGGTGTTTGCAGAGGCTACCGTGAAATGCAAGCCAATTAAGATGCATAGTGTTGAGAGTAAAGTCTTTTTTAAGTTCATGATTAGTCCTTTAATTATTTTTAGATGAAAAAATGAGCAGGGTTGCCTGACGACAATATATTTCTCATCGCGAATTATCTAATTTAATCTGTATGAAATGTGATCAGTCTCAAGCGCTGACACTCCATAGGTGAGAGCTGCACACTTTTTATCTACAGAGCGAAATAATCGCTCTACATCCTCAAACATCCGGGAAGGTTGCGCTTTGTCCGTGATAAACTGAGAAAATGTTTCCCATTTATCACAGTCAGGACGATGAAAAAGAAAAGACCCGTACTTCAGGATGTAGCCGATCTTGTCGGCGTGACCAAAATGACGGTCAGTCGCTATCTACGTAACCCGGAACAGGTTTCCGAGGCGCTGCGTGGCAAGATAGCCGTTGCTCTCGATGAACTGGGTTATATTCCAAATCGCGCCCCTGACATCCTCTCTAATGCCACCAGTCGCGCCATTGGCGTGCTGCTGCCCTCGTTAACTAACCAGGTCTTTTCGGAAGTGTTGCGCGGTATTGAAAGCGTTACTGACGCTTTTGGTTATCAGACCATGCTAGCGCACTACGGCTATAAGCCGGAAATGGAAGAAAAACGCCTGGAATCGATGCTCTCCTGGAACATCGATGGCCTGATCCTCACCGAACGTAGCCATACGCCGCGCACGTTGAAAATGATTGAAGTGGCCGGGATCCCGGTTGTCGAACTGATGGACAGCCAGTCGCCGTGCCTCGATATTGCCGTCGGCTTTGATAACTTCGAAGCGGCCCGGCAGATGACCGCCGCGATCATCAATCACGGCCACCGCCACGTTGCCTATCTTGGCGCACGTCTCGACGAACGTACTATCATCAAACAGAAGGGGTATGAGCAGGCGATGCTTGATGCCGGGATGATGCCCTACAGCGTGATGGTCGAACAGTCTTCCTCTTTTTCATCGGGAATTGAGCTGATGCGCCAGGCGCGTCGCGAATATCCGCAGCTTGACGGTATCTTCTGCACCAACGACGACCTGGCGGTTGGCGCGGCGTTCGAGTGCCAGCGCCTGGGGCTGAAAATCCCTGATGATATGGCGATTGCCGGTTTCCACGGTCATGATATCGGCCAGGTGATGGAGCCGCGTCTGGCCAGCGTTCTCACGCCGCGTGAGCGTATGGGGCGTATTGGCGCTGAACGTCTGCTGGCGCGCATTCGCGGTGAAGTAGTGACGCCTAAGATGTTAGATTTAGGTTTCACATTGTCACCGGGTGGATCTATTTAAACTGACAAATTTGAAGTAGATCACACATATTCACATCTGGCACGAATGGTTATTGCTTCTCCACAAGTCCGGCATGACAATGTTACCGATAACAGTTACCCGTAACAATTAATCTGTACGCGAGCATTTCATGCCTTTTAAAGCAGCCAGGCTGCGCGTATGTGTCCAGTGGGAGGAAGCTTTGAGCACGACTAACCATGATCACCACATCTATGTCCTGATGGGCGTTTCCGGCAGCGGTAAATCCGCCGTCGCCAGCGAAGTGGCGCATCAACTGCATGCCGCGTTTCTCGACGGCGACTTTCTGCATCCGCGCAGCAACATCAACAAGATGGCTTCGGGCGAACCGTTAAACGATGACGACCGCACTCCGTGGCTGCAGGCGTTGAACGATGCCGCATTCGCCATGCAGCGTACCAACAAAGTGTCGCTGATTGTCTGTTCTGCGCTGAAAAAGAGCTACCGCGACATCCTGCGTAAAGGTAACCCGAATCTCTCCTTTATCTACCTGAAAGGCGATTTCGAGGTTATTGAAAAACGCCTGAAGGCGCGCAAAGGCCACTTCTTTAAAACCCAGATGCTGGTGACGCAGTTTGAAACGCTGCAAGAACCGGGCACAGAAGAAAGCGATGTTTTAATCGTCGATATCGACCAGTCATTGGAAGGCGTGGTCGCCAGCACCATTGAGGTGATCAACAAAGGCAGTAACTAGTGAGTACATTAACGCTTGTTTTAACAGCAGTCGGCTCCGTTTTGCTGCTGCTGTTTTTAGTCATGAAGGCGCGTATGCATGCCTTCGTGGCTTTGATGGTGGTTTCTATTGGAGCTGGTCTTTTTTCCGGAATGCCGTTGGATAAAATCGCGGCGACGATGGAAAAAGGCATGGGCGGCACGCTGGGCTTTCTGGCAATCGTCGTCGCGTTAGGGGCAATGTTCGGTAAGATCCTGCATGAAACCGGCGCGGTCGACCAGATTGCCGTCAAGATGTTGAAATCTTTCGGTCACAGCCGCGCCCATTATGCGATTGGCCTGGCCGGGCTTATCTGCGCGCTGCCGCTGTTTTTTGAAGTCGCGATTGTCCTGTTGATTAGCGTGGCCTTCTCGATGGCGCGCCATACCGGTACCAACCTTGTGAAGCTGGTGATCCCGCTGTTTGCCGGGGTGGCTGCTGCTGCGGCATTTCTGCTGCCGGGGCCTGCGCCGATGCTGCTGGCTTCGCAGATGCACGCCGACTTTGGCTGGATGATCCTGATTGGCCTGTGCGCGGCAATTCCGGGGATGATCATTGCCGGGCCGCTGTGGGGCAACTTTATCAGCCGCTACGTTGAGCTGCACATCCCTGATGATATTAGCGAGCCGCACCTTGGTGAAGGCAAAATGCCGTCGTTCGGCTTCAGCCTGTCGTTAATTCTGCTGCCGTTAGTGCTGGTTGGCCTGAAAACTATCGCTGCGCGCTTTGTACCAGAAGGTTCTACCGCCTACGAATGGTTTGAGTTTATCGGCCATCCGTTTACCGCGATTCTGGTTGCCTGCCTGGTGGCTATCTATGGCCTGGCGGTACGTCAGGGGATGGCGAAAGACCGGGTGATGGAGATTTGCGGCCATGCGCTCCAGCCTGCGGGCATTATCTTGTTGGTGATCGGCGCGGGCGGCGTGTTCAAACAGGTACTGGTTGACTCCGGTGTGGGTCCGGCGCTAGGCGAAGCGCTGACCGGCATGGGCCTGCCGATTGCGATCACCTGCTTCGTGCTGGCTGCGGCGGTGCGTATTATTCAGGGTTCCGCGACCGTCGCCTGCCTGACGGCCGTTGGCCTGGTGATGCCGGTTATTGAACAACTGCACTACAGCGGCGCGCAGATGGCAGCGCTCTCTATCTGTATCGCTGGTGGCTCTATTGTGGTCAGCCACGTGAACGACGCGGGCTTCTGGCTGTTCGGTAAGTTTACCGGCGCGACCGAAGCGCAAACGCTGAAGACCTGGACGATGATGGAAACCATCCTCGGCACCGTCGGCGCGATTGTTGGTATGATTGCGTTCACGTTGTTGAGTTAAATGTAAGAAATAATGCCCGGTTGAGCAAAGCGACGCCGGGTGAGATTTCCCCACCAAACTTTTTTTACTCGAAATCCTTCGTTTTACCCCCACTTAAATCCCCATCATGAGAAACACGACGAACATCACAGATATCATCAACCCGCGCCAGCACTGGGTTTGTCGGGTTTTGTCAGGAAGATTAAAGCTACTGAATTTCCGCCCTGATCCATAATCCGGATCAATAAAATAGCGCGAGAAAATATTCCCTTCGCAATACAAATACCCTGATAATCATTACAGTTTTCCGGGACGCCAATGATGGTCGCCACGATGCAGAATTAGTTGCGTTACTGATTGCCTGGCAATCATTGATTAATTTCACTTGCGACTTTAGCTGCATTTTGTAATGTGAGGGATTAACCAGTAGGAAACTGGCTCGGCACAAACAGCACACACCTCGCAGGAATACGTTATGAAAAATGTTGGTTTTATCGGCTGGCGCGGAATGGTCGGCTCTGTCCTGATGCAACGCATGGTTGAAGAGCGCGATTTTGACGCCATTCGCCCTGTTTTTTTCTCCACCTCCCAGTTGGGGCAGCCTGCTCCATCTTTTGGTGGCAGTACCGGTGGCACGCTTCAGGATGCGTTTGACCTGGAAGCACTGAAGGCGCTGGACATTATTGTCACGTGTCAGGGCGGCGATTACACCAACGATATTTACCCGAAGCTGCGTGAAAGCGGCTGGCAGGGGTACTGGATTGACGCGGCCTCTTCGCTGCGCATGAAAGATGACGCGATTATCATTCTTGACCCGGTGAACCAGGATGTTATCACCGCTGGCTTGAACAACGGTGTGAAGACCTTTGTTGGCGGTAACTGTACCGTCAGCCTGATGCTGATGTCCCTTGGCGGCCTGTTTGCTCAGGATCTGGTTGAGTGGGTCAGCGTGGCGACTTACCAGGCGGCTTCCGGCGGCGGTGCGCGGCATATGCGCGAGCTGCTGACTCAGATGGGTCAGCTGCATAGCCATGTCGCGACAGAGCTGGCGAATCCGGCTTCCGCCATTTTGGATATTGAACGCAAAGTGACGTCGTTGACCCGCAGCGGCGAGCTGGCGGTGGACAACTTTGGCGTGCCGCTGGCAGGTAGCCTGATCCCTTGGATCGACAAACAGCTGGATAACGGTCAGAGCCGCGAAGAGTGGAAAGGCCAGGCGGAGACCAACAAAATCCTCGCGACCGCTTCGGCGATTCCGGTAGACGGCCTGTGCGTTCGCGTTGGCGCGCTGCGTTGTCACAGCCAGGCGTTCACCATCAAGCTGAAAAAAGATGTTTCGATCCCGACCGTTGAGGAACTGCTGGCTGCGCACAATCCGTGGGCCAAAGTGGTACCGAACGATCGTGACATTACCATGCGTGAGCTGACCCCAGCTGCCGTGACCGGCACCCTGACCACCCCGGTGGGTCGCTTACGTAAACTGAACATGGGGCCTGAGTATCTGTCGGCCTTCACCGTCGGTGACCAGCTCTTGTGGGGCGCAGCTGAACCGCTACGCCGCATGCTACGACAGCTGGCATAAAAAAACAGGATGAGCAAAAAGGGGTGATAGAACACCCCTTTTTTTTGCGTAATACAAGGAGTAAACGCGGATGTTTGATTTTTCCCAACGGAGGTAACGCAGCCTTGGCTATGCTTTAAGTAAGGGGCAATGATGTCTCCTTACCTGAAGGTGGGACGGAGCAGGAGGATGCACATTGTGCTGCGCCGTTCAGGTCAAAAAAAGTCGCCGGATGCAGGAAAAGGCGGCACTTACAACAGGATGAAACCATGTCTAATCGTATTGATAGGGACGTGATTAATGCGCTTATCGCTGGCCATTTTGCGGATCCTTTTTCCGTACTTGGTATGCATTGCACCGAAGCCGGGCTGGAAGTTCGCGCATTATTACCTGACGCCACCGACGTGTGGGTCATTGAACCGAAAACCGGACGCAAAGTCGGCAAGCTTGAATGCCTTGACTCGCGCGGTTTCTTTAGCGGCGTTCTGCCGCGACGTAAAAATCCTTTTCGCTATCAGTTGGCCGTGACCTGGCATGACCAGCAAAACCTGATCGACGACCCTTACCGTTTCGGCCCTCTGTTGCAGGACCTGGACGTATGGCTGCTGTCGGAAGGCACGCATCTGCGCCCGTATGAAACGCTGGGTGCGCACGCCGATACCATGGACGGCGTCATTGGGACGCGTTTTTCAGTTTGGGCACCGAACGCTCGCCGGGTCTCAGTCGTCGGCCAGTTTAACTACTGGGACGGCCGCCGCCACCCGATGCGTCTGCGCAAAGAGTCCGGTATCTGGGAGCTGTTCGTTCCCGGAGCCGTGAACGGCCAACTGTATAAATTCGAGCTTATTGATGCCCACGGCAAGCTACGGGTGAAGTCTGACCCTTACGCTTTTGAAGCGCAGATGCGCCCGGACAGCGCTTCGCTTATCTGCGGGCTTCCGGAGAAAGTTGAGCAGCCGCAGGCGCGTAAACAGGCTAACGGGTTTGATGCGCCAATATCTATCTATGAAGTTCATCTCGGCTCCTGGCGTCGCCATACCGATAACAATTTCTGGCTGAGCTATCGTGAGCTGGCCGATCAACTGGTGCCGTATGCCAAATGGATGGGCTTTACCCATCTGGAGCTGCTGCCGGTTAATGAACATCCGTTTGACGGTAGCTGGGGCTATCAGCCAACCGGGCTATATGCGCCAACCCGCCGTTTCGGCACTCGGGAAGATTTCCGCTACTTTATCAACGCCGCACATGCTGCTGGCCTTAACGTCATCCTTGACTGGGTGCCGGGTCATTTCCCATCGGATGATTTTGCCCTTGCGTCGTTTGACGGCACCTCGTTGTATGAACATAGCGATCCGCGCGAAGGCTATCATCAGGACTGGAACACGCTGATTTACAACTACGGTCGCCGCGAGGTCAGCAATTTCCTGGTTGGCAATGCGCTGTACTGGATTGAGCGCTTTGGCATTGATGCGCTGAGGGTCGATGCGGTGGCATCGATGATTTATCGCGACTACAGCCGCAAAGAGGGTGAGTGGGTGCCGAACGAATTCGGCGGCCGGGAAAATCTTGAAGCCATTGAGTTCCTGCGTAATACCAACCGGGTCCTGGGCGAACAAACGCCGGGCGCGGTGACGATGGCGGAAGAGTCGACCGATTTTGCTGGCGTATCTCGCCCTTCATCTGATGGTGGTCTGGGTTTTTGGTTTAAGTGGAACCTTGGCTGGATGCACGACACTCTCGATTACATGAAGTTAGATCCGGTGCATCGTCGCCATCATCACGACAAGATGACTTTCGGCATGCTCTATAACTACACCGAGAACTTTGTGTTGCCGCTCTCCCACGACGAAGTGGTGCACGGTAAAAAATCGATTCTTGACCGTATGCCGGGTGACGCCTGGCAGAAGTTCGCCAACCTGCGTGCCTACTACGGCTGGCTGTTTGCCTTCCCGGGTAAAAAGCTGCTGTTTATGGGCAATGAATTCGCTCAGGGGCGTGAGTGGAACCATGACGGGAGCCTCGACTGGCACCTGCTGGAGGGCGGTGATAACTGGCACCACGGCGTTCAGCGGCTGGTGCGCGACCTGAACCATACCTATCGTCACCATAAAGCATTGCACGAGCTGGATTTTGACCCTTACGGCTTCGAATGGCTGGTGGTCGACGATCATGAGCGCTCGGTATTTATTTTTGTCCGTCGTGACAAGGCTGGTAATGAAATCATCGTGGCCAGCAACTTTACCCCGGTGCCGCGTCATGAATACCGTTTTGGTATCAACCAGCCGGGGAAATGGCGCGAAGAGCTGAATACCGACTCCATGCATTACCACGGCAGCAATACAGGTAACTGCGGGGTTGTTGAAAGCGAAGCGATTGCCAGCCACGGCCGTGAATACTCTCTCTCGATCACGCTGCCGCCGCTGGCGACGGTGTGGCTGGTGCGGGAGGCACAATGATCGT
This Klebsiella sp. RHBSTW-00484 DNA region includes the following protein-coding sequences:
- a CDS encoding pirin family protein: MIFLRKANERGHANHGWLDSWHTFSFANYYDPNFMGFSALRVINDDVIDAGQGFGTHPHKDMEILTYVLEGAVEHQDSMGNKEQVPAGEFQIMSAGTGIRHSEYNPSDTDKLHLYQIWIMPEKNGITPRYEQRRFDAAQGKQLVLSPDARDGSLKVFQDMELYRWALLKDEQSVHQIAAERRVWIQVVKGEVTINGTKATTSDGLAIWDEQAISVHADSDSEILLFDLPPV
- a CDS encoding YdcF family protein gives rise to the protein MNLKKTLLSTLCILIGLHFTVASANTTSSIKNGTYGYQVASEQRNSVHHYLTQAHEAYVKWDMPALEKSLKEAYRLAPWRLDILFSIAATEVWENRLDDALSTYDRILKLSPNDIDALTYQALYTHAQGKKENPALFTLKKMYPARASDLQKIFTTVENGLHTPVMDQLPTSFKTDSPTAIVTLGFALEENGNMATTLIDRLNKTLEVAKALPEAKIIVTGGVPKNNKNEGVEMKRWLTEKGIDPDRIIDENYARDTVENMIYSRYIVNELQIKNIVLISSGTHVRRGKAILEVLGWQNGLEYNVQMVAAPDKPLAELQEEGARTLGIYRDALRAFGLNMMRSAPELLEI
- the gntR gene encoding gluconate operon transcriptional repressor GntR, with translation MKKKRPVLQDVADLVGVTKMTVSRYLRNPEQVSEALRGKIAVALDELGYIPNRAPDILSNATSRAIGVLLPSLTNQVFSEVLRGIESVTDAFGYQTMLAHYGYKPEMEEKRLESMLSWNIDGLILTERSHTPRTLKMIEVAGIPVVELMDSQSPCLDIAVGFDNFEAARQMTAAIINHGHRHVAYLGARLDERTIIKQKGYEQAMLDAGMMPYSVMVEQSSSFSSGIELMRQARREYPQLDGIFCTNDDLAVGAAFECQRLGLKIPDDMAIAGFHGHDIGQVMEPRLASVLTPRERMGRIGAERLLARIRGEVVTPKMLDLGFTLSPGGSI
- the gntK gene encoding gluconokinase, coding for MSTTNHDHHIYVLMGVSGSGKSAVASEVAHQLHAAFLDGDFLHPRSNINKMASGEPLNDDDRTPWLQALNDAAFAMQRTNKVSLIVCSALKKSYRDILRKGNPNLSFIYLKGDFEVIEKRLKARKGHFFKTQMLVTQFETLQEPGTEESDVLIVDIDQSLEGVVASTIEVINKGSN
- the gntU gene encoding gluconate transporter; this encodes MSTLTLVLTAVGSVLLLLFLVMKARMHAFVALMVVSIGAGLFSGMPLDKIAATMEKGMGGTLGFLAIVVALGAMFGKILHETGAVDQIAVKMLKSFGHSRAHYAIGLAGLICALPLFFEVAIVLLISVAFSMARHTGTNLVKLVIPLFAGVAAAAAFLLPGPAPMLLASQMHADFGWMILIGLCAAIPGMIIAGPLWGNFISRYVELHIPDDISEPHLGEGKMPSFGFSLSLILLPLVLVGLKTIAARFVPEGSTAYEWFEFIGHPFTAILVACLVAIYGLAVRQGMAKDRVMEICGHALQPAGIILLVIGAGGVFKQVLVDSGVGPALGEALTGMGLPIAITCFVLAAAVRIIQGSATVACLTAVGLVMPVIEQLHYSGAQMAALSICIAGGSIVVSHVNDAGFWLFGKFTGATEAQTLKTWTMMETILGTVGAIVGMIAFTLLS
- the asd gene encoding aspartate-semialdehyde dehydrogenase yields the protein MKNVGFIGWRGMVGSVLMQRMVEERDFDAIRPVFFSTSQLGQPAPSFGGSTGGTLQDAFDLEALKALDIIVTCQGGDYTNDIYPKLRESGWQGYWIDAASSLRMKDDAIIILDPVNQDVITAGLNNGVKTFVGGNCTVSLMLMSLGGLFAQDLVEWVSVATYQAASGGGARHMRELLTQMGQLHSHVATELANPASAILDIERKVTSLTRSGELAVDNFGVPLAGSLIPWIDKQLDNGQSREEWKGQAETNKILATASAIPVDGLCVRVGALRCHSQAFTIKLKKDVSIPTVEELLAAHNPWAKVVPNDRDITMRELTPAAVTGTLTTPVGRLRKLNMGPEYLSAFTVGDQLLWGAAEPLRRMLRQLA
- the glgB gene encoding 1,4-alpha-glucan branching enzyme yields the protein MSNRIDRDVINALIAGHFADPFSVLGMHCTEAGLEVRALLPDATDVWVIEPKTGRKVGKLECLDSRGFFSGVLPRRKNPFRYQLAVTWHDQQNLIDDPYRFGPLLQDLDVWLLSEGTHLRPYETLGAHADTMDGVIGTRFSVWAPNARRVSVVGQFNYWDGRRHPMRLRKESGIWELFVPGAVNGQLYKFELIDAHGKLRVKSDPYAFEAQMRPDSASLICGLPEKVEQPQARKQANGFDAPISIYEVHLGSWRRHTDNNFWLSYRELADQLVPYAKWMGFTHLELLPVNEHPFDGSWGYQPTGLYAPTRRFGTREDFRYFINAAHAAGLNVILDWVPGHFPSDDFALASFDGTSLYEHSDPREGYHQDWNTLIYNYGRREVSNFLVGNALYWIERFGIDALRVDAVASMIYRDYSRKEGEWVPNEFGGRENLEAIEFLRNTNRVLGEQTPGAVTMAEESTDFAGVSRPSSDGGLGFWFKWNLGWMHDTLDYMKLDPVHRRHHHDKMTFGMLYNYTENFVLPLSHDEVVHGKKSILDRMPGDAWQKFANLRAYYGWLFAFPGKKLLFMGNEFAQGREWNHDGSLDWHLLEGGDNWHHGVQRLVRDLNHTYRHHKALHELDFDPYGFEWLVVDDHERSVFIFVRRDKAGNEIIVASNFTPVPRHEYRFGINQPGKWREELNTDSMHYHGSNTGNCGVVESEAIASHGREYSLSITLPPLATVWLVREAQ